A stretch of Heterodontus francisci isolate sHetFra1 chromosome 44, sHetFra1.hap1, whole genome shotgun sequence DNA encodes these proteins:
- the LOC137355922 gene encoding cathepsin F-like, producing the protein MREPPGPPRTMFRLAVIGLAFTCGLLQSEATPQGDDLETEDADRLLSQFKEFKVTYNKHYDKVEEEKRFRIFAENLQKAKKMQDQDRGSAEYGITKFSDMSDEEFDAFYLNPEISENNSTWPMEAYLSAETKRLENLTAPCSFDWRQRGAVTYVRNQKRCGSCWAFATIANIESMWYIRRKKLIVLSEQELLDCDSWDRACKGGYPYTAFNAIISLGGVMRQVDYRYKALKGSCTFRRSRAVVKITTYHNIRSHEVEMKAWVAQKGPIIIQMNAAAMKGYKRGIARPFSCYCSPWKLNHVVLIVGYGVSRGLPYWIIKNSWGANWGEKGYFRIYRGENSCGLNRFPCSSFVG; encoded by the exons ATGCGGGAACCGCCCGGACCCCCTCGTACGATGTTTAGACTCGCTGTAATCGGCCTCGCTTTCACCTGCGGCCTGCTGCAGTCTGAGGCCACTCCCCAAGGAGATGACCTTGAAACCGAGGACGCAGACAGA ctATTGTCCCAGTTTAAGGAGTTTAAAGTGACATACAACAAGCACTACGACAAGGTGGAAG AGGAGAAAAGGTTCCGGATCTTTGCGGAGAATCTCCAGAAAGCTAAAAAGATGCAGGACCAAGACAGAGGGTCTGCAGAGTACGGGATCACCAAATTCAGCGACATGTCAG ATGAAGAATTTGATGCATTTTACCTCAACCCGGAGATCAGCGAAAACAACTCCACCTGGCCAATGGAGGCCTACTTGTCAGCAGAGACTAAGCGGTTGGAAAACTTAACTGCTCCCTGTAGTTTTGATTGGCGGCAAAGAGGAGCAGTGACCTACGTTAGAAATCAG AAAAGGTGTGGATCATGCTGGGCGTTTGCAACCATTGCCAACATTGAGTCCATGTGGTATATCAGGAGAAAGAAGCTCATAGTTTTGTCAGAGCAAG AGCTGCTCGATTGTGATTCCTGGGACAGGGCCTGCAAAGGAGGCTACCCTTACACTGCTTTCAACGCCATCATAAGCTTAG GGGGAGTAATGCGTCAAGTGGACTACAGGTATAAAGCCTTAAAGGGTTCCTGCACCTTCAGACGTTCAAGGGCTGTTGTTAAAATTACGACCTATCATAACATCCGCTCGCATGAAGTGG AAATGAAAGCGTGGGTCGCTCAAAAAGGCCCAATCATCATTCAGATGAACGCTGCAGCCATGAAG GGTTACAAGAGAGGTATAGCCAGGCCTTTCTCATGTTACTGCAGTCCGTGGAAGCTGAATCATGTGGTACTGATTGTAGGATACGGTGTTT CGCGAGGCCTACCGTACTGGATCATCAAGAACAGCTGGGGCGCCAACTGGGGAGAGAAG GGATACTTCCGTATCTACCGAGGAGAGAATTCATGTGGATTGAACAGGTTTCCCTGCTCTTCCTTCGTTGGTTAA